One region of Paenibacillus polymyxa M1 genomic DNA includes:
- a CDS encoding pseudouridine synthase — translation MRINKYISETGFCSRRETNRLIAAGRITINGSVCEAGAEVEPLDIVLIDGKPIPINHSEPVYLALNKPIGIVCTAAEQVEGNIIRYVNYPSRIFAIGRLDKASEGLILLTNDGSIVNQMMRSEHGHEKEYVVTVDKPVTDEFTQTMSRGVEILNVITKPCKVDRISEYEFRIILTQGLNLQIRRMCKALGYRVLKLERVRIMNITLDHLERGQWRHLEKEELELLLAKLQ, via the coding sequence ATGCGAATTAACAAGTACATTAGTGAGACAGGATTCTGCTCACGTCGGGAAACGAACAGGCTGATTGCAGCAGGGCGAATTACAATTAATGGCAGCGTATGTGAAGCGGGCGCGGAAGTAGAGCCACTGGATATCGTGTTGATTGATGGGAAGCCTATTCCGATTAATCATAGTGAACCCGTATATTTGGCATTAAATAAGCCTATCGGCATTGTATGTACGGCAGCGGAGCAAGTGGAGGGCAATATTATTCGTTATGTCAATTATCCTTCACGTATTTTTGCCATTGGCAGGCTGGATAAGGCGTCAGAAGGGCTCATTTTATTAACGAACGATGGAAGCATTGTCAATCAAATGATGCGTTCCGAGCATGGTCATGAGAAGGAATATGTGGTGACTGTAGACAAACCTGTTACAGATGAATTTACACAGACCATGTCTCGTGGCGTTGAAATATTGAACGTCATTACCAAACCGTGCAAGGTTGATCGTATAAGCGAATACGAGTTCCGTATTATTTTGACACAGGGTCTAAACCTGCAAATTCGTAGAATGTGCAAGGCTTTGGGCTACAGGGTGCTCAAGTTGGAGCGTGTTCGAATTATGAATATTACATTGGATCATCTGGAGCGTGGACAATGGAGACATCTTGAGAAGGAGGAACTGGAGCTACTTCTCGCTAAATTGCAATAA
- a CDS encoding GerAB/ArcD/ProY family transporter: MNSNLTVRQAIMWFALYQIGSAYLVLPAAITAAAKQDAWLSIPISLGFYLLLIPLYTSIARQIQGKSFVEYLRCLFGPLGATISIVFIFFFPFLVFIMTLRNLGDFITIAIMPETPPDAIYFIMLIVIYFAVRSGPAVIGRCAEILFFFLLVLYLLVRITLLPESKIDNVLPIFEYGLNPIVLASFNLFAFPYLEAFLYLFFAQYIPDPKKWRKTVITSALISGGMYFLMVLQIIAVMSEGVVSNLTFPTFFINRTISSGEFLQRFEIFVAVFWFVTIFFRLALLLYVSAQGLADAFRLRNANALLVPLILIAIAMVHSIWPNMQFINKFFSVWPFYAMIFGIVFPIVLWLVGKLGGSLKLRKKYH; this comes from the coding sequence GTGAATTCCAACTTGACCGTTCGGCAAGCTATTATGTGGTTTGCATTATATCAAATAGGAAGCGCATATCTGGTACTCCCAGCGGCAATTACCGCTGCCGCTAAACAAGATGCCTGGCTCTCCATCCCAATCTCCTTAGGGTTTTATCTGTTATTGATACCTTTATATACCTCCATCGCTAGGCAAATACAGGGGAAATCTTTCGTAGAGTATCTCCGTTGCCTCTTCGGTCCCTTGGGCGCAACGATCAGTATCGTTTTCATTTTTTTCTTTCCCTTTCTTGTGTTCATCATGACGCTTCGAAATCTAGGCGACTTTATCACGATAGCTATTATGCCTGAAACTCCCCCCGACGCCATATATTTCATCATGCTTATAGTCATTTATTTCGCCGTTCGATCAGGCCCAGCTGTAATTGGCCGTTGTGCGGAAATCCTGTTTTTTTTCCTTCTTGTTCTGTATCTTTTAGTCAGGATTACCCTTCTTCCTGAGAGCAAAATAGATAATGTGCTCCCTATTTTTGAGTATGGTTTGAACCCTATCGTTCTCGCTTCGTTCAATTTGTTTGCCTTTCCCTATCTTGAGGCATTTCTGTATCTTTTTTTTGCACAGTACATCCCTGATCCAAAAAAGTGGAGAAAGACAGTGATAACATCTGCTCTGATTAGCGGCGGCATGTATTTTCTCATGGTTCTACAAATAATCGCCGTGATGAGTGAAGGTGTTGTATCTAATTTGACATTTCCTACTTTTTTTATTAACCGAACAATCAGTAGCGGAGAGTTTCTTCAACGGTTTGAAATTTTCGTTGCAGTGTTCTGGTTTGTCACTATTTTTTTCCGACTCGCACTGCTTTTATATGTTTCAGCACAAGGGCTTGCAGATGCTTTTCGCCTTCGAAACGCTAACGCTCTCTTAGTTCCTTTGATCCTAATCGCAATAGCAATGGTTCATTCTATTTGGCCAAACATGCAATTTATAAACAAGTTTTTTTCAGTATGGCCTTTTTACGCCATGATTTTCGGTATTGTGTTTCCTATTGTGCTATGGCTGGTGGGTAAGTTAGGCGGCTCGTTGAAATTACGTAAAAAGTATCACTAA
- a CDS encoding Ger(x)C family spore germination protein, with translation MNSYRSTILLLFMCIWLMVFLTGCWNSKELSAISVVMALGIDAVDDQYEVSLQVVDPSKMSQNSPTERTPTIVFSKRADTIFEAIRKLTTESSRKMYMSHLKFVIFDEKTAKKGIKEPLDFLFRDHEVRPDFYLAVVRENSAKEAVTFVAPTEVLPAMDMYKALKISEKAWAPTSAVNVKDLLQKFTEDGIEPVLTGIRLTNVEKGLTIDNVTKSPQHVKYFFTGIGVFKGDRLIDWMDDSQSKAFTYISNRVSSTVASIDCPNSKGKFVVEVIRSKVKIHPEIIDHEPRISLIVDTESNIGTISCNANPKNEETFRDLQESAKEHLQQSLKKGISHAQQIGSDIFGFGEAFHRKFPREWHRWKEDWPQKFQTLKVDIQLNYRLVRFGDITSPIDMGIHNQE, from the coding sequence ATGAATTCGTATCGATCCACCATTTTATTACTGTTTATGTGCATCTGGCTAATGGTGTTTCTTACGGGTTGTTGGAATAGTAAGGAATTGAGCGCAATTTCCGTCGTGATGGCTCTGGGCATTGATGCTGTTGATGACCAATATGAAGTCAGTTTACAGGTGGTTGACCCATCGAAAATGTCTCAGAATTCCCCCACGGAACGGACGCCAACGATCGTTTTTTCCAAACGCGCCGATACCATATTTGAAGCTATTCGAAAATTAACAACGGAATCGTCCCGCAAAATGTATATGTCTCACTTAAAGTTTGTCATTTTTGATGAGAAAACCGCAAAAAAAGGAATCAAGGAGCCGCTGGACTTTCTATTCCGTGATCATGAAGTTCGGCCTGATTTCTATTTGGCCGTTGTCAGAGAAAACTCGGCAAAGGAGGCCGTTACTTTTGTAGCTCCAACCGAGGTTTTGCCTGCAATGGATATGTATAAAGCATTAAAGATTTCTGAAAAAGCATGGGCTCCAACTTCCGCGGTCAATGTAAAAGATCTTTTGCAGAAATTTACGGAGGATGGCATTGAACCAGTTCTCACCGGTATTCGACTGACAAACGTAGAAAAAGGTCTGACTATTGATAATGTGACAAAGTCGCCTCAACATGTTAAATATTTTTTCACTGGAATTGGTGTTTTCAAGGGCGATCGACTTATCGATTGGATGGATGATTCACAAAGTAAAGCATTTACCTATATATCCAACCGTGTTTCCAGTACCGTAGCTTCCATCGATTGTCCGAATTCCAAAGGAAAATTTGTTGTTGAAGTAATCCGTTCCAAAGTAAAAATACATCCAGAAATAATAGACCATGAGCCGCGTATTTCTCTTATTGTGGATACAGAATCCAATATCGGAACAATCTCGTGCAATGCCAACCCTAAGAATGAAGAGACATTTAGAGATCTTCAAGAATCAGCTAAAGAGCATCTGCAACAGTCTTTGAAGAAAGGCATTTCGCACGCACAACAAATCGGTTCCGATATATTCGGGTTTGGAGAAGCTTTTCACCGCAAATTCCCGCGTGAATGGCATAGATGGAAAGAGGATTGGCCACAAAAATTCCAAACACTTAAAGTGGATATTCAGCTCAATTATCGTTTAGTTCGGTTCGGAGACATCACTAGTCCAATTGATATGGGAATACACAATCAGGAGTGA
- a CDS encoding spore germination protein — protein MKLHTKFSRQLCRNIELICDFMGNSSDFVVREITAGHKHAALFYLDGMTDMQKVQDNVIRPLHDRVSSDEITLPLLKNAILDIGEASFTQNFEDALDQILSGGLLLLLDDTDEGLVISLPGWEERSISDSKTQPVVRGPQEAFTETLRTNTTMVRRRVKDTRVRLTTMKVGEKTKTDISVMYLHGVADPKKVQDMISKLKNMHVEGVLESEYLEECLHDKQLTIFPLFYNSDRPDSIAAGIMEGKIAIFVDGSPFAILAPAVFADFLQSAEDYYQSFVYSSIIRILRYICLAICMLAPAIYVALTTFHQDMIPTVLLLSLSAQREGVPFPAFVEAMIMEVVFEILREAGLRMPRTVGQAVSIVGSIVIGQAAVEANIVSAVMVIVVAITAISSFVIPSYTFAIPIRILRFAFIGIAAMFGVYGLTVGILMLFVHLNGLHSFGVPYLSPFANYKSSEQRDAILRFPYRTKKHRKN, from the coding sequence ATGAAGTTACATACCAAATTTTCAAGACAATTATGCCGGAATATCGAGCTCATTTGTGACTTCATGGGTAATAGTTCGGATTTTGTTGTTCGTGAAATCACAGCTGGTCATAAACACGCCGCTCTTTTTTATTTGGACGGCATGACTGACATGCAAAAGGTACAGGACAATGTGATCCGTCCGTTGCATGATCGTGTCTCCTCTGACGAGATCACTTTACCGTTATTGAAAAACGCAATTTTGGACATTGGTGAAGCAAGCTTCACTCAAAACTTTGAAGATGCCTTGGATCAGATTCTCTCAGGTGGTCTTCTCCTCCTACTGGACGATACGGATGAAGGATTGGTCATTTCTTTGCCTGGATGGGAAGAACGCAGCATTTCGGACTCGAAGACGCAGCCAGTGGTCAGAGGTCCGCAAGAAGCGTTTACAGAAACTTTACGTACGAATACGACTATGGTTCGCCGAAGGGTGAAGGATACAAGAGTACGTCTAACTACCATGAAAGTTGGCGAAAAAACTAAGACCGATATATCCGTCATGTATTTACATGGGGTCGCTGACCCCAAAAAGGTGCAGGACATGATATCCAAGTTAAAGAACATGCATGTAGAAGGCGTGCTTGAAAGCGAATATTTGGAAGAATGTCTCCATGATAAACAACTCACGATATTTCCGCTCTTTTACAATTCAGATCGCCCAGACTCCATTGCAGCAGGAATTATGGAGGGGAAAATAGCGATATTTGTGGATGGATCTCCCTTCGCCATCCTTGCACCTGCGGTGTTTGCAGATTTCCTTCAATCCGCAGAAGATTATTATCAATCCTTTGTTTACAGTAGTATCATTCGAATATTAAGGTACATCTGCCTGGCAATCTGTATGTTGGCTCCGGCCATTTATGTCGCATTAACGACATTCCATCAGGATATGATTCCAACCGTTTTATTATTAAGCTTATCCGCGCAACGTGAAGGAGTACCGTTTCCCGCATTTGTTGAGGCGATGATCATGGAAGTGGTTTTTGAAATTCTGAGGGAGGCAGGTCTTCGTATGCCACGGACGGTTGGTCAAGCCGTTTCTATTGTCGGGTCAATCGTGATCGGCCAGGCAGCTGTAGAAGCAAACATCGTTTCGGCTGTTATGGTCATTGTTGTTGCAATAACGGCCATTTCCAGCTTTGTCATTCCCTCGTACACCTTTGCCATTCCAATCCGGATATTACGTTTCGCCTTCATAGGCATAGCCGCTATGTTTGGTGTGTACGGGTTGACTGTTGGTATTCTTATGCTCTTTGTACATCTGAATGGGCTTCATTCATTCGGTGTACCGTATTTGAGCCCCTTTGCCAATTACAAATCGTCGGAGCAGAGGGACGCAATATTGCGTTTTCCATATAGGACAAAAAAACATCGCAAAAACTAA
- a CDS encoding alpha/beta fold hydrolase: MNELLIKSDGIEICSESFGERVHPAILLIMGAQSSLIWWEEEFCQRLADTGRFVVRYDNRDVGCSTTYEPGQPYYTFEDMADDAIRVLDAYKIEQAHIVGMSMGGMLTQMIALRHPDRVLTVTLLATSNFAPDLPPMEKKVMDYFSNMEAIDWTNEQSVVDFVVGRSRILVGSKHSFDENKVYQLAKEEWKRSNNMASMNNHAMLSGGESYLARTGEINVPTLVIHGTEDPIIPYEHGIHLANEIPGAFLLALEGAGHEIHYDDWDLIIDSISKHTLMPN; this comes from the coding sequence ATGAATGAACTACTTATAAAAAGCGATGGAATAGAAATCTGTAGTGAGAGTTTCGGCGAGCGAGTTCATCCAGCAATATTACTGATTATGGGCGCTCAATCCTCACTGATCTGGTGGGAGGAAGAATTCTGCCAGCGTTTAGCTGATACAGGTCGTTTTGTCGTTCGTTATGATAACCGAGATGTCGGATGTTCTACAACTTATGAACCGGGTCAACCTTACTATACTTTCGAAGACATGGCAGATGATGCGATTCGAGTTTTGGATGCTTATAAGATTGAACAAGCGCATATCGTAGGGATGTCTATGGGCGGAATGCTGACTCAGATGATAGCTCTACGACATCCAGACAGAGTATTAACGGTGACTCTTTTAGCCACGTCCAATTTTGCTCCCGATCTTCCACCGATGGAGAAAAAGGTTATGGACTACTTCTCGAATATGGAAGCAATAGATTGGACGAACGAACAATCGGTGGTTGATTTTGTGGTGGGTAGATCAAGAATTCTAGTAGGTTCAAAGCATTCCTTCGATGAGAATAAGGTGTATCAACTGGCAAAAGAAGAATGGAAAAGAAGCAATAATATGGCTAGTATGAATAATCACGCAATGCTGTCAGGTGGAGAATCCTATTTGGCCAGGACAGGGGAAATAAACGTTCCTACACTGGTTATACACGGTACTGAAGATCCGATTATCCCTTATGAACATGGAATACATCTTGCTAACGAAATTCCGGGTGCGTTTTTACTGGCATTGGAAGGTGCCGGACATGAGATTCACTATGACGACTGGGATTTAATTATCGATTCAATTTCAAAACACACTTTGATGCCGAATTAG
- a CDS encoding DUF6809 family protein, whose amino-acid sequence MSILEDLYYGKWYPSQRTKPKNPELELVHQKISASMKALKARLSEQDYELIEELSDLNDVLISILSASDYISGYKAGALTIIEIIDGINYRN is encoded by the coding sequence ATGAGTATCTTGGAGGATTTATACTATGGAAAATGGTACCCAAGCCAACGGACCAAGCCTAAAAACCCTGAGCTTGAGCTAGTCCATCAGAAAATATCCGCTTCTATGAAAGCATTAAAAGCAAGATTGTCGGAACAAGATTACGAATTAATTGAAGAACTATCCGATTTAAATGATGTACTGATTTCTATATTATCTGCCTCAGATTATATTTCAGGGTACAAAGCAGGGGCTTTGACGATAATTGAAATAATTGATGGGATAAACTATCGAAACTAG
- a CDS encoding MarR family winged helix-turn-helix transcriptional regulator yields the protein MEYSKALRELYIMQQTYATFFSVTNKLQIQGDNYFEKLTSRQYMIMLAIAHLPEDETTLVNIARKLETSKQSAQKLIVNLENKGYLITTPSKRDKRAINVEITELGKRVMLECGEKAICLMADIFNEFTTEELEVLWSLLKRIYGAHNEEYVGFEEDVNYKFEDLEGFQEAQIRALDSFILRRKHF from the coding sequence ATGGAATATTCTAAAGCGCTTAGAGAGTTATATATAATGCAACAAACTTACGCTACTTTTTTTTCCGTTACTAATAAGTTGCAAATACAAGGTGACAACTATTTTGAGAAATTAACATCACGACAGTACATGATCATGCTGGCAATAGCTCATTTGCCAGAGGATGAAACAACACTTGTTAATATTGCAAGAAAGTTAGAAACAAGCAAACAAAGCGCACAAAAGCTTATAGTCAATTTAGAGAATAAAGGATACCTAATTACGACGCCAAGCAAACGGGACAAACGTGCAATTAACGTGGAAATCACGGAATTAGGGAAAAGAGTCATGCTGGAATGTGGTGAGAAAGCAATATGCCTAATGGCAGATATTTTTAATGAATTCACAACTGAAGAATTAGAAGTGTTATGGAGTTTATTGAAAAGAATATATGGTGCTCACAACGAAGAGTACGTTGGTTTTGAGGAAGATGTAAATTATAAATTTGAAGACTTGGAAGGGTTTCAAGAAGCACAAATTCGAGCTTTAGATAGCTTTATTTTACGGAGAAAACATTTTTAA